The Microbacterium sp. SORGH_AS_0862 region AGTCCACGCGGTTGTCGACCCAGATCTTGATGCCGATGATGCCGATCAGACCGTACAGCGCGGTCGTCACCCCGCCCAGCACACCCGCGGGCACGGAGTTGATGACGGCGCCGATCTTGGGCGACAGGCTCAGCAGGATCGCGACGACGCCCGCGACCCAGTACGCGGCCGTGGAGTACACGCGGGTCGCGGCCATCACGCCGATGTTCTCGCCGTAGGTCGTGGTGCCCGAGCCGCCGAAGAAGCCGGCGACGGTGGTGGCGGCACCGTCCGCGATCAGGGCGCGCCCGGTGGAGCGGTTGACGGACGCATCCGTCATCGTGGCGACACCGCGCACGTGGCCGACGTTCTCGGCCACCAGCACGAGCACGACCGGCAGGAACATCGCGATCGCGCTCCAGGTCCCGCTGCTCGCGAAGTCGGCGATGTGGAAGGTGGGCAGTCCGATCCACGCCGCATCCGCCACGTTGCTGAAGTCGAGCTCGCCGGAGATCGCGGCGGCGACGTAGCCGACGACGACACCGAGGAAGATCGAGATCCGGCCGAGGAAGCCGCGGAAGAGCACGCTGAAGAGGATGACGGCGGCGAGGGTGATCGAGGCGATCATGGGCGCCTGCTGGAAGTTGTTCCAGGCCGCAGGGGCCAGGTTGAAGCCGATCAGCGCGACGATGGCGCCGGCGACGACCGGGGGCATCAGCTTGTCGACCCAGCCGAGGCCGGCGAGCTGCACGACGACACCGATGATCGCGAGCAGCACGCCCACCGCGACGATCCCGGCGAGGGCTGAGCCCATGCCTGCGGATGCGGTCGCCGCCGTCACGGGCGCGATGAAGGCGAACGACGAGCCCAGGTAGCTCGGGAGCTTGTTCTTCGTCACCACGAGGAACAGCAGCGTGCCGACGCCCGAGAACAGCAGCGTCGTGGCGACGGGGAAGCCGGTCAGGATCGGCACGAGGAAGGTGGCGCCGAACATCGCGATCACGTGCTGGGCGCCGATCGCGATCGTCGCGGGCCAGTTCAGGCGCTCGTCGGGGGCGACGACGTCGCCCGGGGCGACGGTGCGGCCGTTTCCGTGGATCTTCCACAGGGGCATGGGTGGTCCTTTCCGGTGTTCATCCCGCGAGACTGCATCTCCCGCACGAGATCACGGGTAATGCCCGTGATCTCGTGGCGAAAGTGCGGTCTCGCGGAGAGTCTGGCGTGCCGAGGGGCGCGGCGGTAGTGTCCTCCGGGCCGTGCGACGGCGAGGATGCGGTGAGGTCAGACGGTGGTCAGCCGGCGCAGCAGCTCGGCGTAGCGGGCGGAGGTCTGCGCCGCGATCTCGTCGGGCAGCCGCGGCGGCTCGCCCTCGCGGGGGACCCAGGCGGCGGCGAGCCAGTTGCGCACGATCTGCTTGTCGAAGCTCGCCATCCGCTCGGCGGGCGTCGTGCCGGTGCGCCAGGCCTGCGCGTCCCAGTACCGGGACGAGTCGGGGGTCAGCACCTCGTCGGCGAGGGTGAGCACGCCCTGGTCGTCGACACCGAACTCGAACTTCGTGTCGGCGAGGATGAGTCCGCGCTCCTCGGCGGTGGCCGCGGCGCGCGCGTAGATCTCGAGCGAGAGCTCGCGCAGGCGCTCGGCCATCTCGCTCCCCACGATCTCGGCGGTGCGCTCGAACGAGATGTTCTCGTCGTGCTCGCCCATCGGCGCCTTGTACGCGGGGGTGAAGATCGGTTCCGGCAGGCGGTCGCCGTCGTTCAGGCCCGGGGCGATCGGGATGCCGCAGACCG contains the following coding sequences:
- a CDS encoding uracil-xanthine permease family protein — translated: MPLWKIHGNGRTVAPGDVVAPDERLNWPATIAIGAQHVIAMFGATFLVPILTGFPVATTLLFSGVGTLLFLVVTKNKLPSYLGSSFAFIAPVTAATASAGMGSALAGIVAVGVLLAIIGVVVQLAGLGWVDKLMPPVVAGAIVALIGFNLAPAAWNNFQQAPMIASITLAAVILFSVLFRGFLGRISIFLGVVVGYVAAAISGELDFSNVADAAWIGLPTFHIADFASSGTWSAIAMFLPVVLVLVAENVGHVRGVATMTDASVNRSTGRALIADGAATTVAGFFGGSGTTTYGENIGVMAATRVYSTAAYWVAGVVAILLSLSPKIGAVINSVPAGVLGGVTTALYGLIGIIGIKIWVDNRVDFSRPVNQYTAAVALVMAIAGFSMSWGDFQLGAIVVATAAALVIYHLGNAIARWRKTGADDGGPIPAVGPLGGDPE
- a CDS encoding phosphoribosylaminoimidazolesuccinocarboxamide synthase — translated: MNDPALLDGWRHVYSGKVRDLYVPDDTPEDASGERMLVVASDRVSSFDHVLQPGIPDKGVLLTTLSLWWFDRLAGGDGGRRIPNHLVADHILGADDDAHELIPDAVAGRAMVVRALEMQPIECVVRGYLTGSGWLEYQSTGTVCGIPIAPGLNDGDRLPEPIFTPAYKAPMGEHDENISFERTAEIVGSEMAERLRELSLEIYARAAATAEERGLILADTKFEFGVDDQGVLTLADEVLTPDSSRYWDAQAWRTGTTPAERMASFDKQIVRNWLAAAWVPREGEPPRLPDEIAAQTSARYAELLRRLTTV